The following are encoded in a window of Camelus ferus isolate YT-003-E chromosome 20, BCGSAC_Cfer_1.0, whole genome shotgun sequence genomic DNA:
- the COL11A2 gene encoding collagen alpha-2(XI) chain isoform X4, with translation MERCSRCHRLLLLVPLVLGLSAARAWAGAPPVDLLRALRFPSLPDGVRKARGICPSDVAYRVSRPSQLSAPTRQLFPGGFPKDFSLLTTVRTRPGLQAPLLTLYSAQGVRQLGLELGRPVRFLYEDQTGRPQPPAQPVFRGLSLADGKWHRVAVAVKGQSVTLIIDCKKRVTRPLPRNAQPVLDTLGVIIFGARILDEEVFEGDVQELVIVPGVQAAYDSCEQKELECERGWRERPQKQQSHRSQRSPKQQPSRLHRPQNQEPQQQSIESLYYDYEPPYYDVMTAGTTPDYQDPTPGGEEGILESSPSPPPEEPTGS, from the exons ATGGAGCGGTGCAGCCGCTGCCATCGTCTCCTCCTGCTAGTACCGCTGGTGCTGGGGCTGAGCGCGGCTCGGGCCTGGGCAG GTGCGCCCCCTGTGGACTTGCTTCGGGCCCTGagattcccctccctccctgatgGTGTCCGGAAGGCGAGAGGCATCTGTCCATCTGATGTGGCCTACCGAGTGTCCCGACCTTCCCAGCTCAGTGCACCCACCCGCCAGCTCTTCCCAG GAGGCTTTCCGAAAGATTTCTCTTTGCTGACTACCGTCCGGACGCGCCCTGGCCTCCAGGCTCCCCTGTTGACACTCTACAGTGCCCAGGGTGTCCGACAGCTGGGCCTGGAGCTTGGCCGACCTGTCCGCTTCTTATATGAGGACCAGACCGGCCGGCCTCAGCCTCCAGCTCAGCCTGTCTTCCGAGGCCTCAGCCTAGCAGATGGCAA GTGGCACcgtgtggctgtggctgtgaaGGGCCAGTCTGTCACCCTCATAATTGACTGCAAGAAACGAGTCACCCGGCCCCTCCCCCGAAATGCTCAACCAGTATTGGATACCCTTGGAGTGATAATCTTTGGTGCTCGTATCTTGGATGAAGAAGTCTTTGAG GGTGATGTCCAGGAACTTGTCATTGTCCCGGGGGTGCAAGCTGCCTACGATTCGTGTGAACAGAAGGAGCTGGAGTGTGAGAGGGGTTGGAGAGAGAGACCTCAGAAACAACAGTCTCACAGATCCCAGAGATCTCCGAAGCAGCAACCATCAAGACTTCATAGGCCGCAAAACCAGGAACCCCAGCAGCAG TCTATTGAGTCTCTCTACTATGACTACGAGCCCCCCTATTATGATGTGATGACTGCGGGGACAACCCCTGATTATCAG
- the RXRB gene encoding retinoic acid receptor RXR-beta isoform X1, whose amino-acid sequence MSWAARPPFLPQRHAAGQCGPVGVRKEMHCGVASRWRRRRPWLDPAAAAAAAAAAGEQQTPEPEPGEAGRDGMGDSGRDTRSPDSSSPNTLPQGATTPSPPGPPLPASAAASLGGSGAPPPAPMPPPPLGSPFPVISSSMGSPGLPPPAPPGFSGPVSSPQINSTVSLPGGGSGPPEDVKPPVLGVRGLHCPPPPGGPGAGKRLCAICGDRSSGKHYGVYSCEGCKGFFKRTIRKDLTYSCRDNKDCTVDKRQRNRCQYCRYQKCLATGMKREAVQEERQRGKDKDGDGEGAGGAPEEMPVDRILEAELAVEQKSDQGVEGPGGTGGGGSSPNDPVTNICQAADKQLFTLVEWAKRIPHFSSLPLDDQVILLRAGWNELLIASFSHRSIDVRDGILLATGLHVHRNSAHSAGVGAIFDRSLSRVLTELVSKMRDMRMDKTELGCLRAIILFNPDAKGLSNPSEVEVLREKVYASLETYCKQKYPEQQGRFAKLLLRLPALRSIGLKCLEHLFFFKLIGDTPIDTFLMEMLEAPHQLA is encoded by the exons ATGTCTTGGGCTGCTCGCCCGCCCTTCCTCCCCCAGCGGCATGCCGCAGGGCAGTGTGGGCCGGTGGGGGTGCGAAAAGAAATGCATTGTGGGGTCGCGTCCCGGTGGCGGCGGCGACGGCCCTGGCTGGATCccgcagcggcggcggcggcggcggcagcagccgGAGAACAACAAACcccggagccggagccggggGAGGCTGGACGGGACGGGATGGGCGACAGCGGGCGGG ATACTCGAAGCCCAGACAGTTCCTCCCCAAATACCCTTCCGCAGGGGGCTACTACCCCTTCTCCTCCTGGGCCGCCCCTACCCGCTTCAGCAGCTGCATCCCTTGGAGGCTCtggagccccacccccagccccgatGCCACCCCCACCACTGGGCTCCCCCTTCCCAGTTATCAGTTCTTCCATGGGGTCCCCCGGTctgccccctccagctcctccaggattCTCCGGGCCTGTCAGCAGTCCCCAG ATTAACTCAACAGTGTCGCTCCCTGGGGGTGGGTCTGGCCCCCCTGAAGATGTGAAGCCACCAGTCTTAGGGGTCCGGGGCCTGCACTGTCCACCCCCTCCAGGTGGCCCTGGGGCTGGCAAACGGCTATGTGCAATCTGCGGGGACCGAAGCTCAG GCAAACACTATGGGGTTTACAGCTGTGAGGGCTGCAAAGGCTTCTTCAAGCGCACCATCCGTAAGGACCTGACCTACTCATGCCGGGACAACAAAGACTGCACGGTGGACAAGCGCCAGCGGAACCGCTGTCAGTACTGCCGCTATCAAAAGTGCCTGGCCACTGGCATGAAGAGGGAGG CGGTACAGGAGGAGCGTCAGCGGGGGAAGGACAaagatggggatggggagggggctgggggagcccctGAGGAGATGCCGGTGGACAGGATCCTGGAGGCAGAGCTTGCTGTGGAACAGAAGAGTGACCAGGGCGTTGAGGGTCCTGGGGGAACCGGGGGTGGCGGCAGCAGC ccaAATGACCCAGTGACTAACATCTGTCAGGCAGCTGACAAGCAGCTATTCACGCTTGTTGAGTGGGCGAAGAGGATCCCACACTTTTCCTCCTTGCCGCTGGATGACCAGGTCATACTGCTGCGGGCAG GCTGGAACGAGCTCCTCATTGCCTCCTTCTCTCACCGATCCATTGATGTCCGAGATGGCATCCTCCTCGCCACAGGTCTTCACGTACACCGCAACTCAGCCCATTCCGCAGGCGTGGGAGCCATCTTTGACCG GTCCCTCTCCAGGGTGCTGACAGAGCTAGTGTCCAAAATGCGTGACATGAGGATGGACAAGACAGAACTTGGCTGCCTGAGGGCAATCATTCTGTTCAACCCAG ATGCCAAGGGCCTCTCCAACCCCAGTGAGGTAGAGGTCCTGCGGGAGAAAGTGTATGCATCACTGGAAACCTACTGCAAACAGAAGTACCCTGAGCAGCAGGGACG GTTTGCCAAGCTGCTGCTGCGTCTTCCTGCTCTCAGGTCCATAGGCCTTAAGTGTCTAGAGCATCTGTTTTTCTTCAAGCTCATTGGTGACACCCCCATTGACACCTTCCTCATGGAGATGCTTGAGGCTCCCCACCAGCTGGCCTGA
- the RXRB gene encoding retinoic acid receptor RXR-beta isoform X2: MSWAARPPFLPQRHAAGQCGPVGVRKEMHCGVASRWRRRRPWLDPAAAAAAAAAAGEQQTPEPEPGEAGRDGMGDSGRDTRSPDSSSPNTLPQGATTPSPPGPPLPASAAASLGGSGAPPPAPMPPPPLGSPFPVISSSMGSPGLPPPAPPGFSGPVSSPQINSTVSLPGGGSGPPEDVKPPVLGVRGLHCPPPPGGPGAGKRLCAICGDRSSGKHYGVYSCEGCKGFFKRTIRKDLTYSCRDNKDCTVDKRQRNRCQYCRYQKCLATGMKREAVQEERQRGKDKDGDGEGAGGAPEEMPVDRILEAELAVEQKSDQGVEGPGGTGGGGSSPNDPVTNICQAADKQLFTLVEWAKRIPHFSSLPLDDQVILLRAGWNELLIASFSHRSIDVRDGILLATGLHVHRNSAHSAGVGAIFDRVLTELVSKMRDMRMDKTELGCLRAIILFNPDAKGLSNPSEVEVLREKVYASLETYCKQKYPEQQGRFAKLLLRLPALRSIGLKCLEHLFFFKLIGDTPIDTFLMEMLEAPHQLA; encoded by the exons ATGTCTTGGGCTGCTCGCCCGCCCTTCCTCCCCCAGCGGCATGCCGCAGGGCAGTGTGGGCCGGTGGGGGTGCGAAAAGAAATGCATTGTGGGGTCGCGTCCCGGTGGCGGCGGCGACGGCCCTGGCTGGATCccgcagcggcggcggcggcggcggcagcagccgGAGAACAACAAACcccggagccggagccggggGAGGCTGGACGGGACGGGATGGGCGACAGCGGGCGGG ATACTCGAAGCCCAGACAGTTCCTCCCCAAATACCCTTCCGCAGGGGGCTACTACCCCTTCTCCTCCTGGGCCGCCCCTACCCGCTTCAGCAGCTGCATCCCTTGGAGGCTCtggagccccacccccagccccgatGCCACCCCCACCACTGGGCTCCCCCTTCCCAGTTATCAGTTCTTCCATGGGGTCCCCCGGTctgccccctccagctcctccaggattCTCCGGGCCTGTCAGCAGTCCCCAG ATTAACTCAACAGTGTCGCTCCCTGGGGGTGGGTCTGGCCCCCCTGAAGATGTGAAGCCACCAGTCTTAGGGGTCCGGGGCCTGCACTGTCCACCCCCTCCAGGTGGCCCTGGGGCTGGCAAACGGCTATGTGCAATCTGCGGGGACCGAAGCTCAG GCAAACACTATGGGGTTTACAGCTGTGAGGGCTGCAAAGGCTTCTTCAAGCGCACCATCCGTAAGGACCTGACCTACTCATGCCGGGACAACAAAGACTGCACGGTGGACAAGCGCCAGCGGAACCGCTGTCAGTACTGCCGCTATCAAAAGTGCCTGGCCACTGGCATGAAGAGGGAGG CGGTACAGGAGGAGCGTCAGCGGGGGAAGGACAaagatggggatggggagggggctgggggagcccctGAGGAGATGCCGGTGGACAGGATCCTGGAGGCAGAGCTTGCTGTGGAACAGAAGAGTGACCAGGGCGTTGAGGGTCCTGGGGGAACCGGGGGTGGCGGCAGCAGC ccaAATGACCCAGTGACTAACATCTGTCAGGCAGCTGACAAGCAGCTATTCACGCTTGTTGAGTGGGCGAAGAGGATCCCACACTTTTCCTCCTTGCCGCTGGATGACCAGGTCATACTGCTGCGGGCAG GCTGGAACGAGCTCCTCATTGCCTCCTTCTCTCACCGATCCATTGATGTCCGAGATGGCATCCTCCTCGCCACAGGTCTTCACGTACACCGCAACTCAGCCCATTCCGCAGGCGTGGGAGCCATCTTTGACCG GGTGCTGACAGAGCTAGTGTCCAAAATGCGTGACATGAGGATGGACAAGACAGAACTTGGCTGCCTGAGGGCAATCATTCTGTTCAACCCAG ATGCCAAGGGCCTCTCCAACCCCAGTGAGGTAGAGGTCCTGCGGGAGAAAGTGTATGCATCACTGGAAACCTACTGCAAACAGAAGTACCCTGAGCAGCAGGGACG GTTTGCCAAGCTGCTGCTGCGTCTTCCTGCTCTCAGGTCCATAGGCCTTAAGTGTCTAGAGCATCTGTTTTTCTTCAAGCTCATTGGTGACACCCCCATTGACACCTTCCTCATGGAGATGCTTGAGGCTCCCCACCAGCTGGCCTGA
- the SLC39A7 gene encoding zinc transporter SLC39A7 produces the protein MARGLGAPHWVAVGLLTWAALGLLVAGHGGHGDMYEDLHEDFHGHSHRHSHEDFHHGHSHAHGHGHTHESIWHGHTHGHDHGHSHEDLHHGHSYGHSHESLYHGGHGHDHEHSSGGYGESAAPGIKQDLDTVTLWAYALGATVLISAAPYFVLFLIPVESNSPRHRSLLQILLSFASGGLLGDAFLHLIPHALEPHSHHHLEQPGHGHSHSGQGPILSVGLWVLSGIVAFLVVEKFVRHVKGGHGHSHGHGHTHGHAHGHTHGSHGRGRQEHPSKDKQSSEEEEKEAGGSRKRRGGGTRPKDGPVRPQNSEEEKAGSDLRVSGYLNLAADLAHNFTDGLAIGASFRGGRGLGILTTMTVLLHEVPHEVGDFAILVQSGCSKKQAMRLQLLTAVGALAGTACALLTEGGAVGSEVAGGTGPGWVLPFTAGGFIYVATVSVLPELLREASPLQSLLEVLGLLGGVVMMVLIAHLE, from the exons ATGGCCAGAGGCCTGGGGGCCCCTCACTGGGTGGCCGTGGGACTGCTGACCTGGGCCGCCTTGGGGCTGCTAGTGGCCGGACACGGGGGTCATGGCGACATGTACGAAGACCTGCACGAGGACTTCCATGGCCACAGCCACAGGCACTCACATGAGGATTTCCACCATGGACACAGCCATGCCCATGGCCATGGCCACACTCATGAGAGCATCTGGCATGGACATACCCACGGTCACGACCATGGACATTCACATGAGGATTTGCACCATGGCCATAGTTATGGCCATTCCCATGAAAGCCTCTACCATGGAGGACACGGACATGACCATgagcacagctctggaggctatgGGGAGTCTGCGGCTCCGGGAATCAAGCAGGACCTGGACACTGTCACTCTCTGGGCCTAT GCACTGGGGGCCACAGTACTGATCTCTGCAGCTCCATATTTCGTCCTCTTCCTTATCCCTGTGGAGTCAAACTCCCCTCGGCACCGCTCTCTGCTCCAGATCTTGCTGAGTTTTGCTTCGGGTGGGCTCCTGGGAGATGCCTTCCTGCACCTCATCCCTCATGCTCTGG aACCCCATTCTCACCACCATCTGGAGCAGCCGGGACATGGACACTCCCACAGTG GCCAGGGCCCTATTCTGTCTGTGGGACTGTGGGTCCTTAGTGGAATTGTCGCCTTTCTTGTGGTGGAGAAATTTGTGAGACATGTGAAAGGAGGACATGGACACAGTCATGGACATGGACACACTCACGGACACGCTCACGGTCACACACATGGAAGTCATGGACGTGGAAGACAGG agCATCCTTCAAAGGATAAGCAGAgctcagaggaagaagaaaaggaagcaggggGGTCAAGGAAGAGGCGAGGAGGGGGCACAAGGCCCAAAGATGGACCAGTGAGACCTCAGAATTCTGAAGAGGAAAAAGCAGGTTCAG ACCTGCGTGTGTCAGGGTACCTGAATCTGGCTGCTGACCTGGCACACAACTTCACAGATGGTCTGGCCATTGGTGCTTCATTTCGAGGGGGTCGGGGGCTGGGAATCCTGACCACGATGACTGTCCTGCTACATGAAGTGCCCCATGAAGTTGGGGACTTTGCCATCTTGGTCCAGTCTGGCTGCAGCAAAAAGCAG GCGATGCGTCTACAACTACTGACGGCAGTAGGGGCACTGGCAGGCACAGCTTGTGCTCTCCTAACTGAAGGAGGGGCAGTGGGCAGTGAAGTTGCAGGCGGTACAGGTCCTGGCTGGGTTCTGCCATTCACTGCAGGTGGCTTTATCTACGTAGCAACGGTGTCCGTGTTGCCTGAGCTGTTGAGGGAGGCATCACCATTGCAGTCACttctggaggtgctggggctgctgggaggagttGTCATGATGGTGCTAATTGCCCACCTGGAGTGA
- the HSD17B8 gene encoding estradiol 17-beta-dehydrogenase 8 isoform X4: protein MASQLRLRSALALVTGAGGGIGRAVSVRLAAEGAAVAACDLDGAAARETVRLLGGPGSEEGAPCGAHAAFQADVSETRAVRRLLEQVQACFSRPPSVVVSCAGITRDEFLLHMSEDDWDRVIAVNLKGIFLVNQAAAQALVSSGCPGSIINISSIVGKVGNMGQTNYAASKAGVIGLTQTAAREFGRHGIRCNSVLPGFIKTPMIQKVPQKVLDKMWQMWSHSWHLETVDTSQGRQ from the exons ATGGCGTCTCAGCTCCGGCTCCGCTCGGCTTTGGCCCTGGTCACAG GTGCGGGTGGCGGCATCGGCCGAGCAGTCAGTGTGCGCCTGGCCGCTGAGGGGGCCGCCGTGGCCGCTTGCGACCTGGACGGGGCAGCGGCACGAGAGACGGTGCGGCTGCTGGGAGGGCCGGGGAGCGAGGAGGGGGCGCCCTGCGGGGCCCACGCTGCCTTCCAGGCTGACGTGTCCGAGACCAGGGCCGTCAGGCGCTTGTTGGAGCAAGTGCAG GCCTGCTTTTCTCGCCCGCCATCTGTCGTTGTGTCCTGTGCGGGCATCACCAGGGATGAGTTTCTGCTCCACATGTCGGAAGATGACTGGGACAGAGTCATAGCTGTCAACCTCAAG GGCATCTTCCTAGTCAATCAGGCTGCAGCCCAAGCCCTGGTGTCCAGTGGCTGTCCTGGCTCCATCATCAACATCAGTAGCATCGTAGGGAAG GTGGGGAATATGGGACAGACAAACTACGCAGCATCCAAGGCTGGAGTGATTGGGCTGACCCAGACTGCAGCCCGGGAGTTCGGACG ACATGGGATCCGCTGTAACTCTGTCCTCCCAGGGTTCATTAAAACACCCATGATACAGAAAGTGCCTCAGAAAGTGCTGGATAAG ATGTGGCAGATGTGGTCGCATTCTTGGCATCTGGAGACAGTGGATACATCACAGGGGCGTCAGTAG
- the HSD17B8 gene encoding estradiol 17-beta-dehydrogenase 8 isoform X5, protein MASQLRLRSALALVTGAGGGIGRAVSVRLAAEGAAVAACDLDGAAARETVRLLGGPGSEEGAPCGAHAAFQADVSETRAVRRLLEQVQACFSRPPSVVVSCAGITRDEFLLHMSEDDWDRVIAVNLKGIFLVNQAAAQALVSSGCPGSIINISSIVGKVGNMGQTNYAASKAGVIGLTQTAAREFGRHGIRCNSVLPGFIKTPMIQKVPQKVLDKVTGMIPMGRVGDPEGGLFM, encoded by the exons ATGGCGTCTCAGCTCCGGCTCCGCTCGGCTTTGGCCCTGGTCACAG GTGCGGGTGGCGGCATCGGCCGAGCAGTCAGTGTGCGCCTGGCCGCTGAGGGGGCCGCCGTGGCCGCTTGCGACCTGGACGGGGCAGCGGCACGAGAGACGGTGCGGCTGCTGGGAGGGCCGGGGAGCGAGGAGGGGGCGCCCTGCGGGGCCCACGCTGCCTTCCAGGCTGACGTGTCCGAGACCAGGGCCGTCAGGCGCTTGTTGGAGCAAGTGCAG GCCTGCTTTTCTCGCCCGCCATCTGTCGTTGTGTCCTGTGCGGGCATCACCAGGGATGAGTTTCTGCTCCACATGTCGGAAGATGACTGGGACAGAGTCATAGCTGTCAACCTCAAG GGCATCTTCCTAGTCAATCAGGCTGCAGCCCAAGCCCTGGTGTCCAGTGGCTGTCCTGGCTCCATCATCAACATCAGTAGCATCGTAGGGAAG GTGGGGAATATGGGACAGACAAACTACGCAGCATCCAAGGCTGGAGTGATTGGGCTGACCCAGACTGCAGCCCGGGAGTTCGGACG ACATGGGATCCGCTGTAACTCTGTCCTCCCAGGGTTCATTAAAACACCCATGATACAGAAAGTGCCTCAGAAAGTGCTGGATAAG GTAACTGGAATGATCCCAATGGGACGTGTGGGGGACCCTGAGG
- the HSD17B8 gene encoding estradiol 17-beta-dehydrogenase 8 isoform X3 → MASQLRLRSALALVTGAGGGIGRAVSVRLAAEGAAVAACDLDGAAARETVRLLGGPGSEEGAPCGAHAAFQADVSETRAVRRLLEQVQACFSRPPSVVVSCAGITRDEFLLHMSEDDWDRVIAVNLKGIFLVNQAAAQALVSSGCPGSIINISSIVGKVGNMGQTNYAASKAGVIGLTQTAAREFGRHGIRCNSVLPGFIKTPMIQKVPQKVLDKVTGMIPMGRVGDPEDVADVVAFLASGDSGYITGASVEVTGGLFM, encoded by the exons ATGGCGTCTCAGCTCCGGCTCCGCTCGGCTTTGGCCCTGGTCACAG GTGCGGGTGGCGGCATCGGCCGAGCAGTCAGTGTGCGCCTGGCCGCTGAGGGGGCCGCCGTGGCCGCTTGCGACCTGGACGGGGCAGCGGCACGAGAGACGGTGCGGCTGCTGGGAGGGCCGGGGAGCGAGGAGGGGGCGCCCTGCGGGGCCCACGCTGCCTTCCAGGCTGACGTGTCCGAGACCAGGGCCGTCAGGCGCTTGTTGGAGCAAGTGCAG GCCTGCTTTTCTCGCCCGCCATCTGTCGTTGTGTCCTGTGCGGGCATCACCAGGGATGAGTTTCTGCTCCACATGTCGGAAGATGACTGGGACAGAGTCATAGCTGTCAACCTCAAG GGCATCTTCCTAGTCAATCAGGCTGCAGCCCAAGCCCTGGTGTCCAGTGGCTGTCCTGGCTCCATCATCAACATCAGTAGCATCGTAGGGAAG GTGGGGAATATGGGACAGACAAACTACGCAGCATCCAAGGCTGGAGTGATTGGGCTGACCCAGACTGCAGCCCGGGAGTTCGGACG ACATGGGATCCGCTGTAACTCTGTCCTCCCAGGGTTCATTAAAACACCCATGATACAGAAAGTGCCTCAGAAAGTGCTGGATAAG GTAACTGGAATGATCCCAATGGGACGTGTGGGGGACCCTGAGG ATGTGGCAGATGTGGTCGCATTCTTGGCATCTGGAGACAGTGGATACATCACAGGGGCGTCAGTAGAAGTCACTG
- the HSD17B8 gene encoding estradiol 17-beta-dehydrogenase 8 isoform X2, producing MASQLRLRSALALVTGAGGGIGRAVSVRLAAEGAAVAACDLDGAAARETVRLLGGPGSEEGAPCGAHAAFQADVSETRAVRRLLEQVQACFSRPPSVVVSCAGITRDEFLLHMSEDDWDRVIAVNLKGIFLVNQAAAQALVSSGCPGSIINISSIVGKVGNMGQTNYAASKAGVIGLTQTAAREFGRHGIRCNSVLPGFIKTPMIQKVPQKVLDKVTGMIPMGRVGDPEDVADVVAFLASGDSGYITGASVEVTGMRPSWGGRGQRSATQMI from the exons ATGGCGTCTCAGCTCCGGCTCCGCTCGGCTTTGGCCCTGGTCACAG GTGCGGGTGGCGGCATCGGCCGAGCAGTCAGTGTGCGCCTGGCCGCTGAGGGGGCCGCCGTGGCCGCTTGCGACCTGGACGGGGCAGCGGCACGAGAGACGGTGCGGCTGCTGGGAGGGCCGGGGAGCGAGGAGGGGGCGCCCTGCGGGGCCCACGCTGCCTTCCAGGCTGACGTGTCCGAGACCAGGGCCGTCAGGCGCTTGTTGGAGCAAGTGCAG GCCTGCTTTTCTCGCCCGCCATCTGTCGTTGTGTCCTGTGCGGGCATCACCAGGGATGAGTTTCTGCTCCACATGTCGGAAGATGACTGGGACAGAGTCATAGCTGTCAACCTCAAG GGCATCTTCCTAGTCAATCAGGCTGCAGCCCAAGCCCTGGTGTCCAGTGGCTGTCCTGGCTCCATCATCAACATCAGTAGCATCGTAGGGAAG GTGGGGAATATGGGACAGACAAACTACGCAGCATCCAAGGCTGGAGTGATTGGGCTGACCCAGACTGCAGCCCGGGAGTTCGGACG ACATGGGATCCGCTGTAACTCTGTCCTCCCAGGGTTCATTAAAACACCCATGATACAGAAAGTGCCTCAGAAAGTGCTGGATAAG GTAACTGGAATGATCCCAATGGGACGTGTGGGGGACCCTGAGG ATGTGGCAGATGTGGTCGCATTCTTGGCATCTGGAGACAGTGGATACATCACAGGGGCGTCAGTAGAAGTCACTGGTATG